A window of Infirmifilum lucidum contains these coding sequences:
- the nuoH gene encoding NADH-quinone oxidoreductase subunit NuoH, with amino-acid sequence MDVAGVLPWVLRLLLSPQVFAPVVFPGLATALVVLLTVIWAERKIAARVQMRVGPLYVTRRLGGVLQMLADGTRYMFQEFIIPVTADRVPFLFAPILALTLAIIPFAFIPSAPGFSPIKSPYSLPAALAAISAIPLSVLLMGWASNNKFAIQGAVREAFMGLAYEAVVFISALSMGVLYGTLDLEEAVARQWLPGIVLNPVAAFTFFVGMVMSAGRLPFDIVEGEQEIVAGPFVEYSGIIFGIGMGLAYLKLYSLSLLYTLLFLSGWEPLVAPLYSVYPGIAGIFLFVKAYLLMLFVAFLRSVYGRYRLDQALRAGWRVFLPLSLISLLISVVVKVVGCV; translated from the coding sequence ATGGATGTAGCAGGCGTACTGCCTTGGGTTTTAAGGCTCCTGCTAAGCCCACAAGTCTTCGCCCCCGTCGTGTTCCCGGGGCTTGCAACTGCACTCGTCGTACTGTTGACGGTTATATGGGCGGAGAGGAAGATTGCCGCCCGCGTGCAGATGCGTGTAGGCCCGCTGTACGTAACTAGGAGGCTCGGCGGCGTACTGCAGATGCTCGCGGACGGCACGCGCTACATGTTCCAGGAGTTCATAATCCCTGTAACAGCAGACAGGGTGCCGTTCCTCTTCGCCCCCATACTCGCGCTTACTCTAGCCATCATACCGTTTGCGTTCATCCCCTCTGCCCCCGGCTTCTCTCCCATAAAGTCCCCATACTCCCTCCCGGCAGCCCTAGCGGCTATTTCAGCCATACCCCTCTCAGTCCTGCTCATGGGGTGGGCCTCAAACAACAAGTTCGCCATACAGGGGGCTGTCAGGGAAGCATTCATGGGCCTTGCGTACGAGGCAGTAGTCTTCATCAGTGCACTCTCCATGGGAGTCCTATACGGCACCCTGGATCTAGAAGAGGCAGTGGCCAGGCAGTGGCTCCCAGGCATAGTCCTGAACCCTGTAGCGGCCTTCACGTTCTTTGTGGGCATGGTTATGAGTGCTGGGAGGCTGCCCTTCGACATCGTGGAGGGCGAGCAGGAGATAGTCGCCGGCCCCTTCGTCGAATATAGCGGGATAATATTCGGCATAGGAATGGGCCTGGCATACCTCAAGCTGTACTCGCTCTCGCTGCTCTACACCCTGCTCTTCCTCTCGGGTTGGGAGCCCCTAGTAGCACCCCTCTACAGCGTGTACCCAGGCATCGCCGGCATCTTCCTATTCGTAAAGGCCTACCTCCTAATGCTCTTCGTGGCATTCCTCAGATCAGTCTACGGCAGGTACAGGCTGGATCAGGCCCTGAGGGCCGGGTGGAGGGTGTTCCTGCCTCTCTCGCTAATATCCCTGCTTATATCTGTAGTTGTAAAGGTGGTGGGATGTGTCTAG
- a CDS encoding NuoI/complex I 23 kDa subunit family protein has translation MSRQLASFKLHLRAVATGLKYLFLPNRITVYYPEEYIELPEGYRGLIRYYPDRCIQCGLCAMICPASAMKMYRTKTDRKGRPGINYQRCIFCGFCVDICPQNALETTKVHDVAYKSLEEMILPPEKFSQEPISPAVAGGARKLKPVFDEERGLRHERV, from the coding sequence GTGTCTAGGCAACTGGCCTCGTTCAAGCTACACTTGAGAGCAGTAGCGACTGGCTTGAAGTACTTGTTCCTCCCGAACAGGATAACGGTCTACTACCCCGAGGAGTACATCGAGCTCCCAGAGGGTTACAGGGGGTTGATACGCTACTACCCAGACAGGTGCATACAGTGCGGGCTCTGCGCGATGATATGCCCGGCTTCGGCCATGAAGATGTACAGGACAAAGACGGACAGGAAGGGTAGGCCGGGTATAAACTACCAGAGGTGCATTTTCTGTGGCTTCTGCGTAGACATATGCCCGCAGAACGCGCTCGAAACGACCAAGGTGCATGACGTCGCGTACAAGAGCCTCGAGGAGATGATACTGCCGCCCGAGAAGTTTTCGCAGGAACCTATATCCCCTGCGGTTGCAGGCGGGGCTAGGAAGCTTAAACCAGTATTCGACGAGGAGAGGGGGTTGAGGCATGAACGGGTTTAG
- a CDS encoding NADH-quinone oxidoreductase subunit B: MSCPFGLVLIGNLEESARKATKWLVEKTPVRSLRDWAIAFSLWPVHFTTSCCGAEFAAASAPRFDAERFGFLPFNSPRQTNLLVVEGTLTRKMGEAAKIVYDQMPWPKFVIAMGACAIDGGLFYNSYNIVRPKDILPVEYFIPGCPPRPEAVARAIIMLQEKVRRGEWSRTS, translated from the coding sequence ATGTCGTGCCCGTTTGGACTCGTTCTCATCGGGAATCTCGAGGAGTCGGCCAGGAAGGCCACGAAGTGGCTTGTTGAGAAGACCCCAGTGAGGTCTCTCCGGGACTGGGCTATAGCGTTCAGCCTCTGGCCCGTCCACTTCACGACGTCTTGTTGCGGGGCAGAGTTTGCGGCCGCGAGTGCCCCCCGCTTTGACGCAGAGCGCTTCGGGTTCCTGCCCTTCAACTCGCCTAGGCAGACAAACTTGCTCGTGGTCGAGGGGACGCTCACGAGGAAGATGGGTGAAGCGGCGAAGATAGTCTACGACCAGATGCCGTGGCCCAAGTTCGTGATAGCAATGGGCGCCTGCGCTATTGACGGGGGCCTGTTCTATAACAGCTATAATATTGTGAGGCCTAAGGACATCTTACCGGTAGAGTATTTCATCCCGGGTTGCCCCCCAAGACCTGAAGCGGTTGCACGTGCTATTATAATGCTCCAAGAGAAGGTGAGGAGAGGTGAGTGGAGTAGAACTAGCTAG
- the ndhC gene encoding NADH-quinone oxidoreductase subunit A, producing the protein MPSPATTLLLVTVLGLLAGLLVIILALLLERGPEGRFKRARYEAGNIPSGEAKTRLPFQYYGYVILYLGVEPLIVLLYLLPFSHSYNSLITLASLLAVLLPVIAWGVAMSEKINEWRI; encoded by the coding sequence ATGCCTAGCCCCGCTACGACACTCCTCCTAGTTACAGTGCTCGGGCTTCTAGCCGGTTTGCTTGTTATCATTCTTGCCCTACTCCTCGAGAGAGGCCCTGAGGGCAGGTTTAAGAGAGCCCGGTACGAAGCCGGGAACATCCCCTCGGGCGAGGCTAAGACCCGGCTACCCTTCCAGTACTACGGTTACGTCATCTTGTATTTGGGTGTAGAGCCGTTAATAGTGCTGCTCTACCTGTTGCCGTTCTCCCACTCATACAACTCTCTAATCACTCTAGCCTCCCTCCTAGCAGTGCTTCTACCCGTCATCGCCTGGGGCGTCGCTATGTCGGAAAAAATTAACGAGTGGAGGATCTAG
- a CDS encoding NADH-quinone oxidoreductase subunit D produces MSTLSEQGGVIYSRLIAREGDESTYELFIGPQHPASGHMRFIVRLEGDVIVSVDPDIGYVHRTMEKLAEGREVIKSIPLLERMTIIDSHNVTLGLVRAIEKLLDVEPPPRARYLRTLLSEINRIASHLYGMGIAGIMLNHSTMFMWAFGDREVWLQLAEELTGARLTHTYSIPGGVRRDLPQGFADKAEKAVRYMERRLKDYMAVFFENPQVRARYEGVGVLKKSEASRLGIVGPNLRASGIKYDARLAEDYAAYSELEFEVPTHEEGDAMARMLVRIEEIKQSMNIIRQILRKIPDGSILADKYVRLLPPPLREQVAKTGRVKFPGIFATLKLPEGDAVSRVEMGHGEIFYHVTGNGSTKPYRLRVVTPSFRNVILFRYLAPGHRFMDFPAIYGSLDYFPPEADR; encoded by the coding sequence ATGTCGACGTTGAGTGAGCAGGGTGGAGTAATTTACAGCAGGCTGATCGCCAGAGAGGGGGACGAGTCAACCTACGAGCTGTTCATCGGCCCACAACACCCTGCCTCAGGCCACATGCGCTTCATCGTGAGGCTGGAGGGAGACGTTATCGTGAGCGTGGATCCAGACATAGGCTACGTTCACAGGACAATGGAGAAGCTCGCTGAGGGGCGGGAAGTGATCAAGTCGATACCGCTCCTGGAGAGGATGACTATAATCGACAGCCACAACGTGACTCTGGGCCTTGTCAGGGCGATCGAGAAGCTGCTAGACGTTGAGCCACCCCCGCGAGCCAGGTACCTGCGCACGCTCTTGAGCGAGATAAACAGGATTGCGAGCCACCTCTACGGGATGGGTATCGCGGGGATAATGCTAAACCACTCGACGATGTTCATGTGGGCCTTCGGGGACAGAGAAGTCTGGCTCCAGCTCGCAGAAGAGCTGACGGGTGCAAGGCTAACGCACACCTACAGCATACCCGGCGGCGTGAGGCGAGACCTCCCGCAGGGCTTCGCAGACAAGGCCGAGAAAGCTGTGAGGTACATGGAGAGGAGGCTTAAAGACTACATGGCAGTATTCTTCGAGAACCCCCAGGTGCGTGCGAGGTACGAGGGCGTAGGGGTGTTAAAGAAGAGCGAGGCCAGCAGGCTTGGGATTGTAGGGCCAAACCTCAGGGCTAGCGGCATCAAATACGACGCCAGGCTAGCCGAAGACTACGCGGCCTACAGCGAGCTCGAGTTTGAAGTTCCGACACACGAGGAGGGCGACGCTATGGCGAGGATGCTCGTGAGAATCGAAGAGATAAAGCAGAGCATGAATATCATAAGGCAGATCCTAAGAAAGATTCCGGACGGTTCGATCCTTGCGGATAAATACGTGCGGCTGCTACCGCCACCCCTACGCGAGCAGGTCGCGAAGACCGGACGGGTGAAGTTCCCGGGAATATTCGCCACGCTCAAGCTCCCCGAGGGCGACGCCGTTAGCAGGGTGGAGATGGGCCACGGGGAAATATTTTACCACGTGACGGGCAACGGCTCGACTAAGCCGTATAGGCTTCGCGTCGTAACACCATCCTTCCGCAACGTCATCCTCTTCAGGTACCTCGCGCCCGGGCACAGGTTTATGGACTTCCCCGCAATATACGGAAGTCTAGACTACTTCCCGCCAGAAGCAGACAGGTGA
- a CDS encoding NADH-quinone oxidoreductase subunit C, translating into MSGVELASLVEQRLRERGFEAQAVRSVVKVKATPERLRELAEEVLRMGFDHLASIEGIDWPQDGVIEVVYHAESYREDLRGVLVEIRVRAPRDTPRLPSLIDVWPNAILLERETWEMLGVVFEGNPDLRQLLLPPDWSGPPPLRKDFKVVEEGVYVDVE; encoded by the coding sequence GTGAGTGGAGTAGAACTAGCTAGCTTGGTTGAACAACGACTGAGGGAGAGGGGTTTCGAAGCACAGGCTGTGCGCAGCGTAGTCAAGGTTAAGGCTACTCCAGAGAGGCTACGCGAGCTGGCAGAGGAGGTGCTCAGAATGGGGTTCGACCACCTCGCCTCCATCGAGGGCATAGACTGGCCACAAGACGGAGTCATAGAAGTGGTGTACCACGCTGAGAGCTACCGGGAAGACCTGCGAGGCGTACTCGTTGAAATTAGAGTCCGCGCCCCCAGGGACACTCCTAGGCTTCCGAGCCTCATCGACGTGTGGCCGAATGCCATACTCTTGGAGCGGGAGACTTGGGAGATGCTTGGAGTAGTATTCGAGGGGAACCCGGACTTACGCCAGCTCCTCCTGCCCCCGGACTGGTCGGGGCCCCCGCCTCTCAGGAAGGACTTCAAGGTCGTAGAGGAGGGTGTCTATGTCGACGTTGAGTGA